Proteins encoded by one window of Candidatus Acididesulfobacter guangdongensis:
- a CDS encoding polysulfide reductase yields MLLYTNESYGTLETIYWGLPIVIYPFLSGLLAGSFVVGALYHLFHIEKLKPIGKLAEIASFAMLLLAAMAPLADALQPQRGAWELYFRDHFPYSPLAMFIVIWTAFFIAFLFEMYYLFRESNIRRIETDKGIRGKVAKFLILGNSDLSEKSIKKDHRALWILSIVGIGLSILFHGYIGFLFGAVKARPLWSDPDIPPMFITSAVVSGFAFVGLLYIIGFKWFSNKNKVEPDTLDVLNKATIFAIFADLFFDLIEWLFSVRSYNSREVYDSWHAVFSWGGHGPLWFNYHITQITLGLIIPALLFIISKKIRRSWLWTLIIDAFITVGVWEMRFDTVIGGQLVPKIGQGLINLYIPFFGYDGYLTGIGLFGLGIVILFVFGYFLGWEDEPEMIDNKKIKEDL; encoded by the coding sequence ATGTTGCTTTATACTAACGAGTCGTATGGTACTTTAGAAACTATTTATTGGGGGCTGCCGATAGTAATTTATCCGTTTCTTTCCGGTCTTCTGGCGGGTTCTTTTGTTGTCGGCGCTCTCTATCACCTTTTTCATATAGAGAAACTTAAACCTATTGGCAAACTCGCGGAAATAGCTAGTTTCGCAATGCTTTTGTTAGCAGCGATGGCTCCATTAGCTGATGCTTTGCAGCCGCAAAGAGGTGCATGGGAACTTTATTTCAGAGACCATTTTCCATATTCGCCTCTTGCAATGTTTATCGTAATATGGACCGCGTTTTTTATTGCTTTTTTGTTTGAAATGTATTATCTTTTCAGAGAAAGCAATATAAGAAGAATAGAAACAGATAAAGGAATAAGGGGAAAAGTTGCAAAGTTTTTGATACTCGGCAATTCCGATTTGTCTGAAAAAAGCATAAAAAAAGACCACAGAGCGTTGTGGATATTATCAATTGTTGGAATAGGACTGTCAATTTTATTTCATGGTTATATAGGATTTCTATTCGGTGCGGTTAAAGCAAGACCGTTATGGTCAGACCCTGATATACCGCCAATGTTTATCACATCTGCCGTAGTTTCAGGTTTTGCTTTCGTAGGATTGTTATATATAATAGGCTTCAAATGGTTTTCGAATAAGAATAAAGTTGAACCTGACACTTTGGATGTTCTTAATAAGGCGACAATTTTCGCAATATTTGCAGATCTTTTTTTCGACCTTATAGAGTGGCTTTTTTCGGTACGTTCGTACAATTCCAGAGAAGTGTACGATAGCTGGCATGCTGTATTCAGCTGGGGAGGGCATGGTCCTTTATGGTTTAACTATCATATTACGCAGATAACGCTTGGGCTTATAATTCCTGCATTGCTATTTATTATTTCTAAAAAAATTAGAAGATCGTGGTTATGGACGCTGATAATAGATGCTTTTATTACTGTCGGCGTATGGGAAATGAGGTTTGATACGGTTATAGGCGGTCAACTTGTGCCTAAAATAGGGCAGGGGCTGATTAATTTATATATTCCGTTCTTTGGTTATGACGGCTATTTGACGGGTATCGGGTTATTTGGACTTGGAATTGTCATATTATTTGTTTTCGGGTATTTTTTAGGATGGGAAGATGAGCCTGAAATGATTGACAATAAAAAAATTAAGGAGGACTTATAA